From Salvia splendens isolate huo1 chromosome 3, SspV2, whole genome shotgun sequence, a single genomic window includes:
- the LOC121796965 gene encoding uncharacterized protein LOC121796965: protein MFSLVIEVFQIIREDGVNPSQRGEAFSILSVIPTYEFAFILHLMMTILGITNQLSLALQRKDQDIVNAMDLVRVAKQHLQDMLDEGWESLLSEISAFSMKNDIDFINMDDKYVTPGRPQRKGEVLTNLNYFRFELFNSIINWQLQELNNRFNEVNTHLLLCVACLSPKDSFAAFDKSKLIELARCYPSEFTEIDLRLLGK, encoded by the coding sequence ATGTTCTCTTTGGTTATTGAGGTTTTCCAAATTATTCGAGAAGATGGTGTTAATCCTAGTCAGAGAGGTGAAGCATTTTCCATATTAAGTGTTATACCTACTTATGAATTTGCATTCATTTTGCACTTGATGATGACTATCTTGGGAATCACTAATCAGTTATCTTTAGCATTGCAAAGGAAAGATCAAGATATTGTGAATGCTATGGATTTAGTTAGGGTGGCAAAACAACATTTACAAGATATGCTGGATGAAGGATGGGAGTCTCTCTTGAGCGAAATATCTGCATTTTCCATGAAAAATGATATTGATTTCATAAATATGGATGACAAATATGTGACTCCGGGACGACCTCAAAGGAAAGGAGAAGTTTTGACAAATTTGAATTACTTCCGGTTTGAGCTTTTCAATAGCATTATCAATTGGCAACTTCAAGAGCTCAACAATCGCTTCAACGAGGTAAATACACATTTGCTTCTATGTGTGGCTTGTTTAAGCCCAAAGGATTCTTTTGCTGCTTTTGACAAGTCCAAATTGATAGAGCTTGCCCGTTGTTATCCATCGGAGTTCACAGAGATTGATCTTCGGTTGCTTGGTAAATAA